A window of Williamwhitmania taraxaci genomic DNA:
ACCTGAACGGAAGCGGAAAAACCTAATTCGGCTGGGAATTGACCATGATCACGCCTATGCGTGGAGTAGAACGCGAATGGGAGGCTGGGCAGTTGCCCAAAGCCCCATTTTGGGAACCACGATTACCCTTGATCGCTTAGGCAAAAGGGGGTATGAGGCTATGCTTACACATTACGAGAAAATTGCGCCACATCTTAATGAACCGCTGTATACGAGACCCGTACGTACAGTGGTGTGAGAGGTTCTCCCCGTCGGCTTAGCTGGCGGGGCAACCTACTCGATTAGCCGTTCGTTCTTTTTTTCGTCAAGTGTTTTTCTTTTTAGAAATCCAAAATTCGTGGTTTTTGTCAAGGAAAACTATGTGAAAAATATTGTCTTCAAAGTGTCCGATGATACATTCTTTTCCTTGTATGTGCATTGAACACCAAACTACATCAGGTAAAACGTGTATTGGATGTTCAAAAGCTGTATTTGGCGGAAAATCTACATTTGAATATTGCTTTATTATCTGTTGAGATGTAGCTTGAATTCTTGTCAGTTGGCATATATCTCTTAATTTACTTATAGCCAATGCTAAAAGTTTTTCTTCTTCCCACTCTTCAAAATTTTGCCCTTGATTTCTGTCGAAATCTCTAAAACTTAAAACTATAAGTGGCTCTTTCCTACCCTGTTTTGTTTCAACACCTTTAAGTTCTCTTTTGTAGGAAGCTATGTTTCTTTCTTTGAATTTATCTTGCTTCGCCATATAAAAGTTGGTTTAGTTTATGGTCGATGTCAAAATAAGGAATTGCTCCATATTTTCCTTCAAGGTAATTTTTGTCAAACGCAGATTTGTTTCTAACGGTGTCTGTTTTAAAATCAGCTAATGAAATTAATTCAGATGCACCAAATTGATTTTTTTCTACAAACCAAATCTGGTCTCTTCTAAAAGTTTCCTTGTTCAAAAGTGAAATGTCGTGAACAGCACAAATTAGTTGTGCTTGGTTCATATTGCATTTATGAAAAAAATCAACAAGTCTTAAAGTTAAATGGCTATGCAGTCTTGAATCAAGTTCGTCTATTATTAGGACTTTGCTGTTTTTCAAAGTATCATACCAAGGACCAAGTAAGTAAAGCAATTTTTTAGTTCCTTCACTTTCTTGTCTGTCAAAGTTGAAAGGAATTGTATCTACAAGAACATTGTTATCGTCATATTTTCTGTGATAAGTTAATAAAAAATCTCTTTTAGATTTTTTTGGATTAATACTCGAAAGAATATTTATTATTTCTTCATCATCATTTTTTTCTTTAAGAGCATTAAAATCTATTTCTATTTCATTTACATCTTCTTCGTTGGTCGAAATATTTGAAATTTCAAGATATTTAATGAAATGCAACACCCAATTGAAAAAGTCTTTGTCAGATTTTAGTTTATCGATTGTATATCTTTTATGCCCCCTGTCATATATACCATTAATAATGTTAAAATTCTTAAACCATTCAACGATACTTGAAGATGTTTCCTTCCCAAGAGTAGCAAGAACTGATAGAAATAATACATT
This region includes:
- a CDS encoding AAA family ATPase encodes the protein MIIEFKVENFLSFKDLTTLSMITAKSFKEHQDTHTIPIDNKLSLLKSAVIYGNNASGKSNLLKAMAFMKQIILNSFRDALMDDTDRKFPLEKFALNSKTENETTFFEVSFFHNGTKYRYGFEIDYDKVVAEWLYHTTSKEVYLFKRDLQKIEVNKSAFKEGLGKENDVKENVLFLSVLATLGKETSSSIVEWFKNFNIINGIYDRGHKRYTIDKLKSDKDFFNWVLHFIKYLEISNISTNEEDVNEIEIDFNALKEKNDDEEIINILSSINPKKSKRDFLLTYHRKYDDNNVLVDTIPFNFDRQESEGTKKLLYLLGPWYDTLKNSKVLIIDELDSRLHSHLTLRLVDFFHKCNMNQAQLICAVHDISLLNKETFRRDQIWFVEKNQFGASELISLADFKTDTVRNKSAFDKNYLEGKYGAIPYFDIDHKLNQLLYGEAR